The nucleotide window CGGGAGCCGCTTTTTTTTGTGCAACCACACGTTTTTTTTCACCAGTTAAGATACCTTGTACAACCAATAGATTATGTACGGTATCAGACGGTTGAGCACCTTGCTTCAACCAATAATTAATCCGCTCAGTCTTGAGCTTAACGGTACTTGGGTTGGTATGAGGATCCATATTACCCAAGTTTTCGATAACTTTGGAACTGGGGGACCATTCCTTTTCTTGGAGAACCAAGCGGTAGGTTGGCCAGTTCTTGCGACCATGGCGCGCCAAACGAATTACGAGCATTTTCGATCATTGTTACTAATTAGTAGAGTTTGCCTAGCATATCTGATATACTGCCCACTGTCAATATTTATGAAATATTTACGAAATCTATGTTTTCTGCCTATAGTTTTTTATTAGTCGTCACTTGGAAACACTATTTAAACCGTTTTGAAATCGTTTTATTTAGTCACTTAGTGTTTTCCCTGCCAGTGTTGTGCTTGATTACCTGGCTGCAGGGCTGGTTTCCAATTGGCGACACTATCAATGATCTTAATCAACTTTGGCCAAATTTTTATATCCAAACCGGTCTGAGTTATGTGGCCACAACGCTTACCAGTATCACCGGTATTATGCTGATTGTGGCCATGAGACAAGCTATTAATGATCAACCGACAACCTTTTTGGTAGTTTTAAAAAAATCTCTGCCTTATTATCTGCCGGTAGTGGGTATAACGGTGTTGGAAACCATTATAACTGCCAGTGGTTTCGTACTCTTGGTGATACCTGGCATTATCCTATCAATATTATTAACTTTTTGGGTAACACTATATGTGTGGTTTGATCTGACTATCATAGATGCCTTTAAACATGGTATCAGATTAATCTGGAATAATTTTTGGCGCATTACCTTATATTTATTGCTTGTCCAAATACTATTAAGTAGTATTGTTTTTTTACTTACCTGGAGTTTACCAACCAACTTTATCTTTGATGTTTTTATATCATTTATTAGTGCTCTGTGTGCCAGCTTTTATATTTTGTTTGTTACAGTATTAATGACAACCTGTGCCCCAACTAAGACTCCAGCAGTTGTTGAGCCTCCGTTAGTTTAACGGACAGAATTTTGCTGGTACCATCATGTTGCATAGTCACTCCATATAATACATCCGCCTGTTGCATGGTGGAACGATTATGGGTGATGACCACAAATTGAGTTTTGTCAGACAAGTGTTTAATAATAGCCGCAAATTTTTCTGAGTTAGCTTCATCAAGGGCGGCTTCAACTTCATCCATCACGACAAAAGGGGGAGTGTTGGCTCCAATAATAGCGCAGAGTAAAGCAATTGAGGTAAGTGATTTTTCACCGCCGGATAGAGCTTGAATGGTAGACAATTTTTTATGGGGTGGGTGCGCAGTAATATCAATCCCAGACACAACTCGTTGAGTCTTTTTTTGTTGCCCCAACGATACAACTGGTTGGCCATCATCTGGCGTCGATTCAGTTGGTTCATTCATTAGCATGTCTAGTTTAGCCGTACCACCTTCAAATAACATAGTGAAATAATGTCCAAAATTTTTGTTGATGGCCTTAAATGATTTATCAAATTGTTTTTTTATAGTGCCATCTAATTCATCAATAATTTTTTCCAAAGATACGATGGTGGCGCGGAGATCTTTGGTTTGGACAGATAAGAAATCAAACCGATTTTTAATATCAGCATGTTCTTGAATAATTTCTGGATCAATCCCACCAATTAATTCGAGTTGGTGTTTTAATTGTTCAATTTTAATTAAGAGTTGATTGGTGTCGGCTTGAGCTGTTTGCCAGGTTAAAATATTTTGTTCAGTTTCAGCGGTAACTTCGCGCGCCACTTCCGCTAAAATACTGTCTTGTTTGGTTTGCAATTTGGTCATTTCAATGTCAACACTTTGCAAACGATTAGAGATTTGGTTCAATTTGGCCTGAATTTGTCTGGCTTGGGTTTGTAATTCTAAGAGAGTTTGTTTTTTGGTTTCTTCGGTTTGATTAAATTCATCCAAAGATAATTGTTTAGCATGCAAGGCTTGTTCGATGTGCTCAAGTTGAGTAATTAAAGTTTGACTTTGTTCACGATACTCTGATAGTTGAGCCGAAATTGAATCGGCACTGGCTAAAGTCTTTTCTTGTTCAGCAATACTAGAAAGATGTGTCTTATGTTCGGCTGTTAAGGTAGCCACTGTGGTAGTAAGCAAGGCAATTTTTTGTTTATGACCTTCAATCGTGATACGTAAACTAGTATGCTCTTGCAACAATTTTTCTTTCAGATTTGAAGTGGTGGCAATGCGTTGCTGAATGGATTGAATTAAACGGTGTTGTAAAGCAATATCCTCAGTTCTTTCTTCGCTCAGTGTATCGAGCAAATCAGC belongs to Patescibacteria group bacterium and includes:
- a CDS encoding AAA family ATPase, which gives rise to MYLEKLVISGFKSFADNTTFTFDAPFVAIVGPNGSGKTNVSDAMRWVMGEQALKLMRMKTMSDAIFAGSATKARLGLAQVDLYINNKDHRLPLDYDQVVISRRLSRDNETEYLINKQPVRLQDILLLLAQANFGQKSYGVIGQGMITDILNANPSDRKNFFDEATGVKEFQIKRDSAINKLIRTEDNLTRAEDVLREIEPRLQSLSRQVKKLEKRQEVAAALAIVQTEYYGSLLTDVKDKLNHLSEQKTTFTADYDVTQNQLTGVENKIDNIGKEQSRTELYHQLQRDYQTTLNKKNDLLKDQAIIQGRLELEQERNGEIDLLWLKRQADDVKNRLTSAQQDQTISQEASGHQAVQLQKLDQAMHDVQKELKQLDRELQTAQHGLAKLSEVLSVPEIKQHLEQLFQRQEQFLREILNTNSLDQFKIVQKQAQDITNALADLLDTLSEERTEDIALQHRLIQSIQQRIATTSNLKEKLLQEHTSLRITIEGHKQKIALLTTTVATLTAEHKTHLSSIAEQEKTLASADSISAQLSEYREQSQTLITQLEHIEQALHAKQLSLDEFNQTEETKKQTLLELQTQARQIQAKLNQISNRLQSVDIEMTKLQTKQDSILAEVAREVTAETEQNILTWQTAQADTNQLLIKIEQLKHQLELIGGIDPEIIQEHADIKNRFDFLSVQTKDLRATIVSLEKIIDELDGTIKKQFDKSFKAINKNFGHYFTMLFEGGTAKLDMLMNEPTESTPDDGQPVVSLGQQKKTQRVVSGIDITAHPPHKKLSTIQALSGGEKSLTSIALLCAIIGANTPPFVVMDEVEAALDEANSEKFAAIIKHLSDKTQFVVITHNRSTMQQADVLYGVTMQHDGTSKILSVKLTEAQQLLES
- the rpsP gene encoding 30S ribosomal protein S16; amino-acid sequence: MLVIRLARHGRKNWPTYRLVLQEKEWSPSSKVIENLGNMDPHTNPSTVKLKTERINYWLKQGAQPSDTVHNLLVVQGILTGEKKRVVAQKKAAPVAVPAVTPAAAAPAEAA